A window of Lacibacter sediminis contains these coding sequences:
- a CDS encoding DUF502 domain-containing protein, giving the protein MFKTFNYKRLFQYFLQGLLVLAPIVVTGYALFWIVTSIDELIPIFTFTDDEGKVIVRNFGLGFLIIIGAICLVGYLSTFFIQSRIFNLFDHWLEKVPGIKFIYTTVKDFFEAFAGEKKKFNRPVLANIDDNDVWRVGFLTREDTEDFGLKDYVAVYVPMSYSIAGNVYLIPANRIKSLEGHLTGTEAMKFAISGGVTKMDEEIDEEILKEEKALK; this is encoded by the coding sequence ATGTTTAAAACCTTTAATTACAAACGATTATTCCAATACTTTTTGCAAGGCTTACTGGTGTTAGCACCAATTGTGGTAACTGGCTATGCGTTGTTTTGGATCGTGACCAGTATAGACGAACTGATCCCCATTTTTACTTTTACAGATGATGAAGGAAAAGTAATTGTCCGCAATTTCGGGTTGGGCTTCCTGATTATCATAGGCGCAATTTGCCTGGTAGGCTACCTGAGTACCTTCTTTATTCAAAGCCGCATCTTTAATTTGTTCGATCATTGGCTGGAGAAAGTGCCCGGCATCAAATTTATTTATACAACTGTAAAAGATTTCTTTGAAGCATTTGCTGGCGAGAAGAAAAAATTCAACCGGCCGGTGCTGGCGAATATTGATGATAACGATGTGTGGCGTGTGGGTTTTCTTACAAGAGAAGATACCGAAGACTTTGGTCTGAAAGATTATGTTGCTGTGTATGTGCCCATGAGTTATTCCATTGCAGGCAATGTATATCTTATACCTGCCAACAGGATTAAATCATTGGAAGGACATTTAACCGGTACAGAAGCGATGAAGTTTGCAATCAGCGGTGGTGTTACAAAGATGGATGAAGAGATCGATGAAGAAATATTGAAGGAAGAGAAAGCACTCAAGTAA